DNA sequence from the Pelagibaculum spongiae genome:
GCCTGACTCAACCGATCAATTCTATCGACAATCCATTGGCGACGATGATCGTAATTTTTACGGTGTTTTTTAAGTAGCGTTGGATCTTCACCACAGCCTTGAGCTTATCTATAAAGAGTGCCACCCTCGCCTAACACAACGCGAAATTACGTGCGCTCTTTAAAGGGAAGTGAGGGATTTTCTTTCGGATCGTATAAAATAGCTCTGGGTGCTGGCATGATGTGAAAATGACAACTTTTTCAAGTGCCGCTCCTGCAAAAATCAACGGTTGCTAAAGATTAAATCAATGGCAACCGAATGAGAAATCAAATGTTTTTTGGCAGGTATAAGCAATGCTTTGGGTGGCGTTATTCTTGTGTTGTATTCTTTGCGAGCAAAGAGGCCGGTTTGAAGCTGTAACTAGCCGAAGTTACCGCGCTAATTAATCAATAGAGATTACAACGCGCTCATCATTTTCTTCAATTTTTAGAAGTACGCCTGAATAATTTGGATTTTTAGCGGACTCAACCAGTAAATCAAGCTTATCTCCATTTTCGTTGAAATGTGCTGATAGTTTTCCTTGAAATAACTCCGAAAATGAACTTAATAAGGTAGCCGGAATGCTTACAGAGTCGACAAGTGAATCTGTTTTCAAGTTGAATATTTCAATGGTGATTTTTTTCATCTTTGACAGCTCACTTATTGTTGATGAATTTGAATTTTTAGGACCTTATATAATCAAACTTTCACTATACTCGGATGTTGTAAGTGTGCAGCACTTAACGCCCATTTAACGGGCAAAAAACTGTTGGCTAAAATAACGACGAAGGAGCAAAATCCAACTGTTTTTTGTCCCTGTTTAAATGCTTGTTATATACCAATTTGCTCTGCACTGGACAACCATATGGAATACTTACGATAAAATGAAATTACGCCGCTAGGAGAGTTAATAGTGATAACTTTATCGGAATAAATAGCTGAATTTATATCGTAAAAATTTCTATGATGATAATAAGGGTGAATACCCATAACATTTTGAGAATCCGAGTTCAAAAACACAATAAATTGAGATGAATTATTTCCACCAGAAAAGCCTTCCATATGAAAAGAAATAACAGTTACTCCGGCCCTATCCATTTTTTTAGTCTTAATCGATTTAGGTAAAAGAACGGCATAATTATCACCATAGAGTTTAGATATAATCCTAACTTTATCTTTAATGCCTTTATCATCTAATGCAGCGAAGCTTGATAAAGATAGGGATAATAAAAACATACTAAAAATCAACTTCATAACGTTCCTTGGTATATAACGCCGCGTTCATCGGCTTGTCCGATGCAACGCTTTGTTAGTGCCTTAGTCATTGCTGAAATGATAATAACCATGATCTTCAGCATATGAGTCCATAGCTTCTCGATCATTAGGATCTACAAGCTCATAATAATCTTCTGGCGTATGATGCACACGGTGGGTGAAGTGATCGGCAATACTGGCTGCTATTAGCTCGCCATACCCATTGAGCTTTAGACCACAGGCTTCGCATAAGAATTTTGTTGGAATCACTGACTGCCTAACAATTATCTCATCCTCTTTATTCTCTATTTGTTCTCGCCCATACGTATCGCCTTGAACTGTAGCTACACACTTACATGCGGGGCATTCGACTCTATGATGTTGCTGATGACTAAGTGCCTCCCCTTTCGCCTCGGAAGTCAGCTTTAAGCTATCTTGTTCTTCGGGATCTTTTTCACCAAAGACTTTTGAAAAAGCAGCTATCTTACCTTTGACCTTACTTGTGACCTCAGTATTAACCTGTTCGATTATTCTATCAGCTGTTTGGGCCTCTTCCTCACCCAGCAAGCTAGTTAAGCTTTCGCCTTGTGCTTCGGCTAAGACTTTGCAGCACTTATAAAATCCACCAATCCAAGTCTGGTGCTTATATTCAATAAATGCTGCTGTACCAGAATGTAGCTCTTCATTCCTCCTTCCTGCAAGGGCTAGAGCTACCGAAAGCTCATCAGCTGTAAATTGAGGAATCAAGTCCTTACACAAACGAAGTACTTGATTCGTAGGGATTGACTTACGTTGGGCGGTTGATGATCCCAAACCCAGTGCTGACAATAAATGGCGTTGCTCTTTGTCTGGATCAGCCAAGAGAACTGGACTGAAGTTGGCTATCGTCGACCGAGATAGCAACTCTAGCCCCATCGCACACCACAACCCGAAAACATCATCCGTTCTATCAACCTCAAATGAACGTTCAAAATATAGCTTTGATTTTGTCCATAATGAATCTCTGTCCCAACTCACTTAACTCTCCAAATAAATTCTAAATATTTCACGGCTTTCGTCCTTTACTGCTGATCGGCTGTGCAAAGAATTCCAGTTATCAAAAATAACAGCTTTGTTGCCACTCCAATCTATTTTAATTGATTCCACTCTGTTCATGGCGACTACCAACTCCTCATGAAACACTTTGGCATAGTCATTCGCAGGCGTCATAATGTTAGGATCAAATCGAAATCCATAATTGTCATTTACTTCAAAAACAGGAGACGTATATTTACTACCCTCAATCGTTTCAACTAGGTATATGGCTCTTCGTGCTTTGCTAAGGAAATCATCAGATATAAATCTCTCGATATCTCTTAGTGAAATATAGTTAGTCGTGCACCGACTCGTTGAAAACATTCCCATTATTATATACCTCGCGGGTAGGCCCCAAAAAGCGGTATCGGAATGAAAAGGGAACATCGACAAACCATAAGTACTGCTAAAAGTCCCAGTAAGAGAGTTTGTACCATCACTTGATTTTAATGTGGCCACATCCTCTCCATTAGGATGCGGCCTAATATTACCGATAGATTTTGCCAAGCCGATTAATTCATCCTGTGAATATATATTCTCAACTATCGCAATGCCTTCGGTTTTTAGATTATCAAGTATAGAATTCACTAAAACTCTCTATCCGTGTGATGAGCACTAACGCCGCGCTCTGCGGAAATTTTTGAGCGCCAGCGAGTAAATTTTCCGTAGCAGCGCCTTGTTATAAGCCGGCATTATTTACCAAGGCCCACTAGATTTTTCACGCAATCATAATCAAAATTGCAATCAGACAATACCTTAGTGGGCTGATATTCTTCTTTTCTTACATTAAAACGTTCACATTCAGAAATTAAGTGGAGGTTCTTACGAGCTCTTGAACCAATGACATACATTAGCTTTGTCGAGCTTTCTTCACCTTTGGGGTCACTAAAATGTGGAACCATACCTTCTAATAAAGCGTAAGCAATTACCACATCGAATTCTGCCCCCTTAACTCCATGTATAGTTGATACTGTTATTCCTGATCTGGTATTAAAAACCTTTCTAAATGTGTTTATATCCCCAATAAATTCAGCGCCATCCTTCCTAAGTCTTTCAATTCTAGATTGAGAACTTTCGAAAAAGGCATCGTAATGTTGAATGAGGGGAGCGTATTCTCGAAATGGGATAGCAACGCTGCTAAAGAAAGCTTCGAAAAAATTCGTTAAGTAGACTAATCCTTCTTTATCTGACAATACAATCGAGTTACTTGTTCGTAAAATAGACTTCTTTGTTATATCAGAAATATTGATTCCGAAAGATTCCATATCATTCAGCACTTCTCCTGCCCATCGCAATCGGCGAATATACATATTTGGTGAGGCTGTTGTGAGTGCAATCTTAGAAAGTTTATACCAGAAGTTTTCAATATCTCTAGCAAAAGGAACCATTCCAGGACCATCAAATTCATATTCTGGAAGCGATGAAACCAATTTCCGCGTCATACTCGCCAAGGTGACCCATTGCGGCGCAATAACGCAGATCTCTGAAGGTGGAATATTCAATGTTTCCACATTGTATTTAATCAATCGAATAATGACCGTTTCAAGCTGATCTTTTTTTACATTTTTATCGAAAGAAATAGTACTATTAAAATACCTATCTTTTGATGCGGCTATAATTTTTGTAGAAAAGAAATTATAGTTACCAAAGTAATCTACTATTTTTTCTGATGATCGGTAATTGTCCGAAAGTTCCATGAGCTTCATTTTCTTTTTGGATAATTTCTCAAATTCAAGAACTTCCATAGGATACCCACCAAGAGATTCATAAATTGCCTGGTTAGGATCGCCAACAATAAATGTATTAGTTTTGCTACCGCCCGCTTTTAATATCTCACTTAAAATTGCATATTGAATGCTTTTTGTATCTTGATACTCATCTATCAAAATGAATCTAAATATGCTGCTAAGTATTACGGGTATTGAATCCTGGCTTCTCATCAATTCATATGAATAAAATAGTATTAATTCAAAATCTAGCTCTCTCCTTTTAATAAGAGTATTGAAATAGTCATTCAGAATATTTTTTAATTTTTCATGCTTCCACTCATCTTGGCAGCCTAAAACATACCCAGTCTCTGTAAAATAAAAATCACAATTCCAATGAGTTATGTATTTGTGTGGTTCACACAGAGAATCCAATAGCACCTCTCGTTCGTGAGAATCTATAACTCTAAATCCATGCTTTAGGTTTTCGTGATAAATTGCGTATGGTTTTAGTATCCACTCCATACAAAATGAATGTATTGTTCCAATCCACAATTGTGAAGTATCAATTCCCAAGCCCTCTATACGTTCGTGAATTTCATCCGCAGCCCGATTTGTATAAGTAATGGCAATAACATAATTTTTTTCACTACTTATTCTGGATAACTCATGTGCGATTTTATAAGTTAAAGTTCGAGTTTTTCCACTTCCTGGGCATGCTGTTAGAAAAACACTACCTTCCTCGAGAATAGCATCTTCCTGTCTTTGATTAAGGTCTTCACTACCCCATAAATTCATTTTCAGTACCTCTTTATGAACTCAATAATAGGGTCTTGGGGAAAGTACTTTTCAAAAGTACTAAATACACTTTTAGTATCAATTGTTTTGTCTCGGTATTTTTGTAATTCTGAATTCACCCAACCAATGATTTCATTAGTTGATTGTGCTCGTTCTTCAATAATTGAAAGTCTATATCCTAATATATACAACCAAATTTCATCTTGTATTATCGGACTTGAATGATTTATGGCATCTAATATGTAACCTGGCACTTTGATTTGATTATCAACGTTATTACTCAGTAATATTGCGAACCAACCTTTTCCTTCATTTGCAGCCATCGTAAGAACCCGCTTGCCATAGATGGATGTATCTTTTGATGCCAACTCTAACTTTGAGGTAGCTCTTGTTGTTCTGTCTTCATATACATCTTCTACTATGTTAATTACAGCGTCTGCATTGCCAGATGAGATAAAATCAACTTCGAATGTATTTGAAGCATAAAAAACATTCAGCCAATTATTTCCTTGGCAAAAAGAATCTAGATCTAACTTTCGCTGTTTTCCTTTTTCTTCTGATCCGAGACACTTTCTCCTAAATTTAGAAGCAGCAGGAGAATCAAGAGGATCAGGAGTGGTATCTATAATCGAAGTGTCTAAATCAGTAATAATCGAACAGTTCTTTCGAATTCTGTCGTTATTGAACAAAATTGCAACATTCTTGAAGCCGGTGCTTCGTATGTTGACAAGACTAATTCCTAACTCATCCAAACTTATACCTAGAAGATTTTTAACTAAGGTGGGAAGCAAAATTTCCTCAGCATCACCTTCAACTAAAATAACACTCTTTGCGAAGAGAAGATTACTCCGAACCGCATCAAGGTAACGTTGTAAGCGTCCAACATCTTTAGGTAATAAATTATTTGTTGGTTGATAAGCTTCACATGAACCATTCACCTGGCCTAAGACATTTATATTACTCACATTACTGACTTCTGAAATCTGTGTAGAGTGAGTTGAATATATTATTTGAGTGTCTGGGTACTTGACCTTATCAAATAAGGTTTTTTGAATGTGCGTATGGATATGAGCTTCAGGCTCTTCAATCAATAAAAAATTAGCAAAGGATTGCTTGGAAACCTGGTAGTTGAACTCGAGTAATTTGAGCGTTAGATATATTAAATTAGCACCGCCTAAACTTAGTTCATGTATTCCACCTTCGTAATTTTCCTCAGATTCTCCAATAAATAGTTTTAATGATTGGAATAATGCCTCAGCTTCGGCAGGTAAATCCGACCTTATTGACATTGATTTTGGCGAGTATGTTTCACCGACAGTATCCTTGATTGTGTCCAATATATCAGTTCTTACATCTTGAACATCCTTAAGATTCTCGATTGATGTATTTAAATCAAGGACTTTATCTGTAATTGGTTTTATTACCGCAGGGTCTAATTGTCCGCTTTTGCTTTTCAGTAAAGTTAATAGTGGATTCGTTCTATTATTATGAAACTCAGAAACCACATCTCTCAATGCTTGGATAAAAGTGAATGATACTTCTTTAGCTACTGACAATATTCCTGGGACTTTTATTCCAATTTCTGGGTGCTCTATTTCATCACAAAAAATAGCATTATCGAAATCACCTGAAATCTTCTTGTAAAATAATGTGTCGTTGAAATCTGCGGTACTTTTACCTGTGAAGATTGTTTCATAGTCATCCAAGCTTACTTCAGATAATATAGCATTTAGACCAGCATGATCACCATCATCTAACTTTGATAATTTCAATCGAATGTCTTTTTTTGGTCTAAAAATAAGGTTATACGTAGCCTTATCCACGAC
Encoded proteins:
- a CDS encoding TauD/TfdA family dioxygenase, giving the protein MNSILDNLKTEGIAIVENIYSQDELIGLAKSIGNIRPHPNGEDVATLKSSDGTNSLTGTFSSTYGLSMFPFHSDTAFWGLPARYIIMGMFSTSRCTTNYISLRDIERFISDDFLSKARRAIYLVETIEGSKYTSPVFEVNDNYGFRFDPNIMTPANDYAKVFHEELVVAMNRVESIKIDWSGNKAVIFDNWNSLHSRSAVKDESREIFRIYLES
- a CDS encoding UvrD-helicase domain-containing protein; the protein is MNLWGSEDLNQRQEDAILEEGSVFLTACPGSGKTRTLTYKIAHELSRISSEKNYVIAITYTNRAADEIHERIEGLGIDTSQLWIGTIHSFCMEWILKPYAIYHENLKHGFRVIDSHEREVLLDSLCEPHKYITHWNCDFYFTETGYVLGCQDEWKHEKLKNILNDYFNTLIKRRELDFELILFYSYELMRSQDSIPVILSSIFRFILIDEYQDTKSIQYAILSEILKAGGSKTNTFIVGDPNQAIYESLGGYPMEVLEFEKLSKKKMKLMELSDNYRSSEKIVDYFGNYNFFSTKIIAASKDRYFNSTISFDKNVKKDQLETVIIRLIKYNVETLNIPPSEICVIAPQWVTLASMTRKLVSSLPEYEFDGPGMVPFARDIENFWYKLSKIALTTASPNMYIRRLRWAGEVLNDMESFGINISDITKKSILRTSNSIVLSDKEGLVYLTNFFEAFFSSVAIPFREYAPLIQHYDAFFESSQSRIERLRKDGAEFIGDINTFRKVFNTRSGITVSTIHGVKGAEFDVVIAYALLEGMVPHFSDPKGEESSTKLMYVIGSRARKNLHLISECERFNVRKEEYQPTKVLSDCNFDYDCVKNLVGLGK
- a CDS encoding ATP-dependent nuclease; translated protein: MHISKLNLVNYRNFSNAELLFNKGINTVIGENGSGKTNLFRAIRLLLDDNMIRSAYKLSELDFNRGLGSWKGHWIIISIEFEELSLDEEIQALFIHGAANIQPGTVVDKATYNLIFRPKKDIRLKLSKLDDGDHAGLNAILSEVSLDDYETIFTGKSTADFNDTLFYKKISGDFDNAIFCDEIEHPEIGIKVPGILSVAKEVSFTFIQALRDVVSEFHNNRTNPLLTLLKSKSGQLDPAVIKPITDKVLDLNTSIENLKDVQDVRTDILDTIKDTVGETYSPKSMSIRSDLPAEAEALFQSLKLFIGESEENYEGGIHELSLGGANLIYLTLKLLEFNYQVSKQSFANFLLIEEPEAHIHTHIQKTLFDKVKYPDTQIIYSTHSTQISEVSNVSNINVLGQVNGSCEAYQPTNNLLPKDVGRLQRYLDAVRSNLLFAKSVILVEGDAEEILLPTLVKNLLGISLDELGISLVNIRSTGFKNVAILFNNDRIRKNCSIITDLDTSIIDTTPDPLDSPAASKFRRKCLGSEEKGKQRKLDLDSFCQGNNWLNVFYASNTFEVDFISSGNADAVINIVEDVYEDRTTRATSKLELASKDTSIYGKRVLTMAANEGKGWFAILLSNNVDNQIKVPGYILDAINHSSPIIQDEIWLYILGYRLSIIEERAQSTNEIIGWVNSELQKYRDKTIDTKSVFSTFEKYFPQDPIIEFIKRY